A region from the Hypericibacter adhaerens genome encodes:
- a CDS encoding CaiB/BaiF CoA transferase family protein has protein sequence MSGPLAGLRVFDLSRILAGPTCTQLLGDLGADIIKIERPGQGDDTRKWGPPYIKDKNGANTAESAYYLSSNRNKRSVTIDVAKPAGQALARRLIARCDIMIENFKVGDMARYGLAYDDLKAQHPKLIYCSITGFGQTGPYAPRAGYDLLAQGLGGIMSVTGEGDRPPMKVGVGIADVMCGMYATSAILAALHHRNQTGQGQYIDLALLDTQVAWLVNVGLNYLTSGKVPVRVGNEHPNIVPYNVLECADGYFLLAVGNDSQFQKFCAFAGAPELATDPRFATNEARVQNRRVLYDELLPPLTRAKTQAEWDQGLAKLGVPASPVNNVKQVFEDPQILHRGMKISMPHPLAGSGQVDLIGNPINYSGTPVEYRMAPPYAGQHTQEVLKEILGVGDAEIDRLKADGAI, from the coding sequence ATGTCTGGACCGCTCGCGGGTCTCCGCGTGTTCGATCTGAGCCGCATCCTCGCCGGCCCCACCTGCACCCAGCTCCTGGGCGATCTCGGCGCCGACATCATCAAGATCGAGCGGCCGGGCCAGGGCGACGACACCCGCAAATGGGGCCCGCCCTATATCAAGGACAAGAACGGCGCCAACACCGCCGAGAGCGCCTACTACCTCTCGAGCAACCGCAACAAGCGCTCGGTCACGATCGACGTCGCGAAGCCCGCCGGGCAGGCGCTGGCCCGGCGGCTGATCGCGCGCTGCGACATCATGATCGAGAACTTCAAGGTCGGCGACATGGCGCGCTACGGGCTCGCCTATGACGATCTGAAGGCCCAGCATCCGAAGCTGATCTATTGCTCCATCACCGGCTTCGGCCAGACCGGGCCCTACGCGCCGCGCGCGGGCTACGACCTGCTGGCGCAGGGGCTGGGGGGCATCATGAGCGTGACCGGCGAAGGCGACCGTCCGCCGATGAAGGTCGGCGTCGGCATCGCCGATGTCATGTGCGGCATGTATGCGACGAGCGCCATCCTGGCGGCCCTCCATCACCGCAACCAGACCGGCCAGGGCCAGTATATCGACCTGGCGCTGCTCGATACCCAGGTCGCCTGGCTGGTGAATGTCGGCCTCAACTACCTCACCTCCGGCAAGGTGCCGGTGCGCGTCGGCAACGAGCATCCCAACATCGTGCCCTACAACGTGCTGGAATGCGCCGACGGCTATTTCCTGCTCGCGGTCGGCAACGATTCGCAGTTCCAGAAGTTCTGCGCCTTCGCCGGCGCGCCGGAGCTCGCGACCGATCCGCGCTTCGCCACCAACGAGGCCCGGGTCCAGAACCGGCGCGTGCTCTATGACGAGCTCCTGCCGCCCCTCACCCGCGCCAAGACCCAGGCGGAATGGGACCAGGGGCTGGCCAAGCTCGGCGTCCCTGCGAGCCCGGTCAACAATGTCAAGCAGGTGTTCGAGGACCCGCAGATTCTGCATCGCGGCATGAAGATCTCGATGCCGCATCCGCTGGCGGGCTCGGGCCAGGTCGACCTGATCGGCAACCCCATCAACTATTCCGGAACGCCGGTCGAATACCGCATGGCGCCGCCTTATGCGGGCCAGCACACGCAAGAGGTGCTGAAGGAGATCCTGGGCGTCGGCGACGCCGAGATCGACCGCTTGAAGGCCGACGGCGCCATCTGA
- the plsY gene encoding glycerol-3-phosphate 1-O-acyltransferase PlsY, whose protein sequence is MADPAAGFDLTWLHLAGLVLGYLLGSIPFGLLLTGAAGLGDIRKIGSGNIGATNVLRTGNKPLALATLLLDGGKGAAAVLVARYAFPEAGPLLPLIAGGGAMLGHLYPVWLGFKGGKGVATSLGTLLALDWRVGALACATWLLIALLFRYSSLSALLALALAPVFAWFLAGPALAIFAIIVAALVWWRHRENIRRLLKGEEPKIGQKKG, encoded by the coding sequence ATGGCCGATCCCGCGGCCGGCTTCGACTTGACCTGGCTGCATCTGGCCGGGCTGGTGCTGGGCTATCTCCTGGGCTCGATCCCGTTCGGCCTGCTGCTCACGGGCGCGGCGGGCCTGGGCGACATCCGCAAGATCGGCTCCGGCAATATCGGCGCCACCAACGTCTTGCGCACCGGCAACAAGCCGCTGGCGCTGGCGACCCTGCTGCTCGATGGCGGCAAGGGCGCGGCCGCGGTGCTGGTCGCGCGCTACGCCTTCCCCGAAGCCGGGCCGTTGCTGCCGCTCATCGCCGGCGGCGGCGCCATGCTGGGCCATCTCTACCCGGTCTGGCTCGGCTTCAAGGGCGGCAAGGGTGTCGCCACCAGCCTCGGCACGCTCCTGGCGCTCGACTGGCGCGTCGGCGCGCTCGCCTGCGCGACCTGGCTCCTGATCGCCCTCCTCTTTCGCTATTCCTCGCTCTCGGCCCTCCTGGCCTTGGCTCTGGCGCCGGTCTTCGCCTGGTTCCTCGCGGGTCCTGCGCTCGCGATCTTCGCGATCATCGTCGCGGCCCTCGTCTGGTGGCGCCACCGCGAGAACATTCGCCGCCTCCTCAAGGGCGAGGAGCCGAAGATCGGGCAGAAGAAGGGCTGA
- a CDS encoding LysE family translocator translates to MVEGFPGAYFLKGILVGLAIAAPVGPTALILVRRTLARGWPAGLATGLGAGFADAIYGLVAVAGLSLVGDFLVAEREWLAFVGGVILVTLAVISWRSHIADRVDEKSMTMVGLAGHFFSIFMLTLANPMTVLSFAAVIVAIGALPEEGDSLAAASASDYRFVVPLVLGVLIGSVGWWFFLVALSLGMRRRLSRQWLHSFNRVCAVGLLLFGGYVLLEAVRWAVE, encoded by the coding sequence ATGGTTGAAGGGTTTCCCGGCGCCTATTTTCTCAAGGGTATCCTGGTGGGGCTGGCGATCGCGGCGCCGGTCGGGCCGACGGCCCTGATCCTGGTGCGCCGCACGCTGGCGCGCGGCTGGCCCGCGGGTCTTGCGACCGGGCTGGGCGCAGGCTTTGCGGACGCGATCTATGGCCTGGTCGCCGTCGCCGGCCTGTCGCTGGTGGGCGACTTCCTCGTGGCGGAGCGCGAATGGCTGGCCTTCGTCGGCGGCGTGATCCTGGTGACGCTCGCCGTCATCAGCTGGCGCAGCCATATCGCCGATCGCGTCGACGAGAAGAGCATGACGATGGTCGGCCTCGCCGGCCATTTCTTCTCGATCTTCATGCTCACCCTCGCCAATCCGATGACGGTGCTCTCCTTCGCCGCGGTCATCGTCGCCATCGGCGCCCTGCCCGAGGAGGGCGACAGTCTCGCCGCCGCCAGCGCTTCCGACTATCGCTTCGTGGTGCCGCTGGTGCTGGGCGTGCTGATCGGCTCGGTCGGATGGTGGTTCTTCCTGGTGGCGCTCTCGCTCGGCATGCGCCGGCGCCTGAGCCGGCAATGGCTCCACTCCTTCAACCGCGTCTGCGCGGTGGGCCTGCTGCTGTTCGGCGGCTACGTCCTGCTCGAGGCCGTGCGCTGGGCCGTCGAATGA
- the ruvX gene encoding Holliday junction resolvase RuvX translates to MPLLAADALRQALPPRGALMGLDVGTKTIGMALSDPDRRVASPLDTIRRTKFGEDAARLEALIDERRVAGLVIGLPVALDGSEGPRCQSVRQFAANLMARRDLPTLLWDERFSTAAIERFLVDEADMSRKRRSEVVDKMAAAYILQGALDALNRAP, encoded by the coding sequence ATGCCGCTGCTCGCCGCCGATGCCCTGCGCCAAGCCCTGCCGCCGCGAGGCGCGCTGATGGGGCTCGATGTCGGCACCAAGACCATCGGCATGGCCCTCTCGGATCCGGACCGACGGGTCGCCTCCCCTCTTGATACGATTCGCCGCACCAAGTTCGGCGAGGATGCGGCCCGGCTCGAGGCCCTGATCGACGAGCGGCGCGTCGCCGGCCTCGTGATCGGGCTGCCGGTGGCGCTCGATGGCAGCGAGGGGCCGCGCTGCCAGTCGGTGCGCCAGTTCGCGGCCAACCTGATGGCGCGCCGCGACCTGCCGACCCTGCTCTGGGACGAGCGTTTCTCCACCGCCGCGATCGAGCGGTTCCTCGTGGACGAGGCCGACATGAGTCGCAAGCGGCGATCCGAGGTGGTGGACAAGATGGCCGCCGCCTACATCCTCCAGGGGGCGCTCGATGCGCTGAATCGCGCTCCCTGA
- a CDS encoding GIY-YIG nuclease family protein: protein MLRDQILNEIRRLAVANGGQPPGWNTFSKATGIRIHEWRGVYWSKWSDATREAGFEPNSRVTAYSNDYFLRKLAEAARHFAAIPNTIQMAMYRRTDPSFPARQTFNANFASRAEMLSQFRKWVGLHSEFADVAALFPLEVEKDAKEKAVRAKDGYVYLIQWGDVYKIGRGQDLERRVKQVRTGLPESGRLIHAIRTDDPPGIELYWHRRFADKRTENGEWFRLSKVDIAAMKRRKSQ from the coding sequence ATGTTACGCGACCAAATTCTAAACGAGATACGCAGACTCGCAGTGGCGAACGGCGGTCAGCCACCAGGGTGGAATACTTTTTCTAAAGCCACGGGCATTCGCATCCACGAGTGGCGTGGCGTGTACTGGTCGAAATGGAGCGATGCCACGCGCGAAGCTGGATTTGAGCCGAATAGCCGTGTCACCGCGTACTCCAACGACTATTTTCTGAGGAAACTCGCAGAAGCTGCCCGACATTTTGCTGCCATTCCTAATACGATTCAGATGGCGATGTACCGTCGCACTGACCCATCATTCCCCGCCCGGCAGACGTTCAACGCAAACTTTGCGTCGAGAGCAGAAATGCTCTCCCAATTTCGCAAGTGGGTAGGTCTGCATTCGGAGTTTGCAGACGTTGCAGCGCTATTCCCTCTCGAAGTGGAGAAGGACGCCAAAGAAAAAGCCGTCCGAGCAAAAGATGGCTATGTGTATCTCATTCAATGGGGAGACGTTTACAAGATCGGGCGAGGGCAAGATCTGGAGAGGCGCGTGAAACAAGTTCGCACCGGCTTACCCGAGAGCGGCAGACTCATTCATGCAATCCGTACGGACGATCCTCCAGGCATTGAGCTGTATTGGCATCGTCGCTTTGCAGACAAGCGGACGGAAAACGGAGAATGGTTCCGGCTCTCAAAGGTTGACATCGCCGCGATGAAGCGGCGCAAGTCTCAATGA
- a CDS encoding dihydroorotase translates to MTRGTRQPPRPTAFLNARLIDPTSGYDGPGGLLVIDGEIADLGPDLGRSGLPADAIEINCNGHCLVPGLVDMRVQLREPGEEHKETIATASEAAAAGGITSMVTLPNSDPVIDQVAGVEFIARRARETKGTKVYCYGAVTRGLEGQHIVELGLLAENGALGFTDGTKAVASARVLRRAMSYASTFDLLILQHPEEPDLASGGVMNGGELATRLGLPGIPRDAEVMMIERDLHLVAMTGARYHVAHVSTADSVAAIRAAKARGLKVTCDTAPPYFILTEAEVGDYRTFAKLSPPLRGESDRAAIAQAVADGTIDAIASDHAPHDQESKRVPFAHAEFGIVGLETLLPLSLELVHQGRLPMIELIRRLSTRPADILRLPQGRLAKGAPADLLLFDPEAKAVIEVDRFRSKSKNSPFDGRPVKGHVLRTLVDGRTVYEAYA, encoded by the coding sequence ATGACCCGCGGCACAAGGCAACCGCCCCGCCCGACCGCCTTCCTCAATGCGCGGCTGATCGATCCGACCTCGGGCTATGACGGCCCGGGCGGCCTCCTGGTGATCGATGGCGAGATCGCCGATCTGGGCCCCGATCTCGGCCGCTCCGGCCTGCCGGCCGACGCTATCGAGATCAATTGCAACGGCCATTGCCTGGTGCCGGGCCTGGTCGATATGCGCGTCCAGCTGCGCGAGCCCGGCGAGGAGCATAAGGAGACGATCGCGACCGCGAGCGAGGCGGCCGCGGCGGGCGGCATCACCAGCATGGTGACGCTGCCCAACAGCGACCCTGTCATCGACCAGGTCGCCGGCGTCGAGTTCATCGCCCGGCGCGCGCGGGAGACCAAGGGCACCAAGGTCTATTGCTACGGCGCCGTCACGCGCGGGCTCGAGGGCCAGCATATCGTCGAGCTGGGGCTGCTGGCCGAGAATGGGGCGCTCGGCTTCACCGACGGCACCAAGGCGGTCGCCAGCGCGCGCGTGCTGCGGCGCGCGATGAGCTATGCCAGCACCTTCGATCTCCTGATCCTGCAGCATCCCGAGGAGCCGGATCTGGCCTCGGGCGGCGTCATGAATGGCGGCGAGCTCGCCACGCGGCTGGGATTGCCGGGCATCCCGCGCGACGCCGAGGTGATGATGATCGAGCGCGATCTCCATCTCGTGGCCATGACCGGCGCGCGCTACCACGTCGCCCATGTCTCGACGGCCGATTCCGTGGCCGCGATCCGCGCCGCCAAGGCGCGCGGCCTGAAGGTCACCTGCGATACCGCCCCGCCCTATTTCATCCTGACCGAGGCCGAGGTCGGCGATTACCGCACCTTCGCCAAGCTCTCGCCCCCCTTGCGCGGCGAAAGCGACCGCGCCGCCATCGCCCAAGCCGTCGCCGACGGCACGATCGATGCCATCGCCAGCGATCACGCACCGCACGACCAGGAATCGAAGCGCGTGCCCTTCGCTCATGCCGAGTTCGGCATCGTCGGGCTGGAGACGCTGCTGCCCCTGTCGCTGGAGCTGGTGCATCAGGGCCGGCTGCCGATGATCGAGCTGATCCGCCGGCTCTCGACCCGGCCGGCCGACATCCTGCGTCTGCCGCAGGGCCGCCTCGCCAAGGGCGCCCCCGCCGACCTCCTGCTGTTCGATCCCGAGGCGAAAGCCGTTATCGAGGTCGACCGCTTCCGCAGCAAATCGAAGAACTCGCCCTTTGACGGCCGCCCCGTGAAGGGCCATGTGCTGCGCACCCTGGTGGATGGCCGCACCGTCTACGAAGCGTACGCCTGA
- a CDS encoding aldo/keto reductase yields the protein MRYRIFGRHTGLRVSELALGTGNFGTAWGHGAERGEAKRIWDGFAEAGGNFIDTANGYQFGQSEEMVGEFIASDRDHFVLATKYTLGTTPEAGISQTGNARKNMASAVEASLKRLKTDRIDLYWAHMADGVTPMEEILRGFDDLARAGKILYAGLSNFPAWRIARAATMAELRGSLPVAGIQIEYSLVERTPDRELLPMAEALGLGAALWSPLGGGFLTGKYRGDPEADNRLAKLGFLVHGEKSARETALLDAVLAVAKETGATPTHIAIAWLLHRAARSSNGLIPILGSRTRAQLDGTLGAVDVKLTAEQVNRLEAAGAVPLGVPHEQLRQTAPRLAGGKLELLDLPKLPVA from the coding sequence ATGCGGTACAGGATCTTCGGCCGTCACACGGGCTTGCGCGTCTCGGAGCTGGCGCTGGGCACGGGCAATTTCGGCACCGCCTGGGGCCATGGCGCGGAGCGCGGCGAGGCCAAGCGGATCTGGGATGGTTTCGCCGAGGCCGGGGGCAATTTCATCGACACCGCCAACGGCTACCAGTTCGGCCAGTCGGAAGAGATGGTCGGCGAGTTCATCGCTTCCGACCGCGATCATTTCGTGCTGGCGACGAAATACACGCTGGGCACCACGCCCGAGGCCGGCATCTCGCAGACGGGCAATGCCCGCAAGAACATGGCGAGCGCGGTCGAGGCCAGCCTCAAGCGTCTCAAGACCGACCGCATCGATCTCTACTGGGCCCATATGGCGGACGGCGTCACCCCGATGGAGGAGATCCTGCGCGGCTTCGACGATCTGGCGCGCGCGGGCAAGATCCTCTATGCCGGCCTCTCGAACTTCCCGGCTTGGCGCATCGCGCGCGCCGCCACGATGGCGGAGCTGCGCGGCTCCCTGCCGGTCGCGGGCATCCAGATCGAATACAGCCTGGTCGAGCGCACGCCCGACCGCGAGCTCCTGCCGATGGCCGAGGCCCTGGGCCTGGGGGCGGCGCTCTGGTCGCCGTTGGGCGGCGGCTTCCTCACCGGCAAATACCGCGGCGACCCGGAAGCGGACAATCGGCTCGCCAAGCTCGGCTTCCTGGTCCATGGCGAGAAGTCGGCGCGCGAGACGGCGCTGCTGGATGCGGTGCTCGCGGTGGCGAAGGAGACCGGCGCCACGCCCACCCATATCGCCATCGCCTGGCTGCTCCACCGCGCGGCGCGGTCGTCGAACGGCCTGATCCCGATCCTGGGCTCGCGCACGCGCGCGCAGCTCGACGGCACGCTGGGGGCGGTCGATGTGAAGCTGACCGCCGAACAGGTAAATCGTCTCGAGGCGGCCGGCGCCGTGCCGCTCGGCGTGCCGCACGAGCAGCTGCGCCAGACGGCGCCGCGCCTCGCCGGCGGCAAGCTCGAGCTGCTGGATCTGCCGAAGCTGCCGGTGGCCTGA
- a CDS encoding MFS transporter gives MDATHAASSGARTRSLACVIAAVTLATLNYGVTFPLLALILERQGIDKGMIGASTAASALATIIAAPMSSRLLRWLGARRLLLIAMLMSAVIYVLLPVFPDYWAWFPLRFILGCCGSVIWVASEAWINTMAPDEKRGRIIAIYATASSAGMALGPVLLLITGSSGFAPFLVAAGFSLVGCVITLLAGSAVPRLEGRSSVHFLRFFFLAPMAYLLNFLFAAVGEAFHTFFAIYAVDHGTTEQRAFLIMTVMSLGGIALQYPLGWLADHMNRRLLFLLCLLVSIGGFLLVPFAISAEIPGFALFFVAGGIFAMLYSFGVIMLGERFTGSDLATASAVFTLMWGIGTLTGPVVAGTAMDHLGSRGLIWTAVILLLLYLPLPVHAWIRSLRRPAVPVEK, from the coding sequence ATGGACGCGACGCACGCGGCCAGCAGCGGCGCGAGGACGCGCAGCCTCGCCTGCGTGATCGCGGCCGTCACGCTGGCGACGCTCAATTACGGCGTGACCTTCCCGCTCCTGGCGCTGATCCTCGAGCGCCAGGGCATCGACAAGGGCATGATCGGGGCCAGCACCGCCGCGAGCGCTCTCGCCACCATCATCGCCGCCCCCATGAGCAGCCGCCTCCTGCGCTGGCTGGGCGCGCGCCGCCTGCTCCTGATCGCGATGCTCATGTCGGCGGTGATCTATGTGCTGCTGCCGGTCTTCCCCGACTATTGGGCCTGGTTCCCCTTGCGCTTCATTCTGGGCTGCTGCGGCTCGGTCATCTGGGTCGCGAGCGAGGCCTGGATCAACACCATGGCGCCCGACGAGAAGCGCGGCCGCATCATCGCGATCTACGCGACCGCCTCGTCGGCCGGCATGGCGCTCGGTCCTGTGTTGCTCTTGATTACGGGCTCTTCGGGCTTTGCGCCCTTCCTGGTGGCAGCCGGCTTCTCGCTCGTGGGCTGCGTGATCACGCTGCTCGCGGGCAGCGCGGTGCCACGGCTCGAGGGCCGGTCCAGCGTGCATTTCCTGCGCTTCTTCTTCCTGGCGCCGATGGCCTACCTGCTGAATTTCCTGTTCGCGGCGGTGGGCGAGGCCTTCCACACCTTCTTTGCGATCTACGCGGTCGACCACGGCACCACCGAACAGCGCGCCTTCCTGATCATGACGGTGATGAGCCTCGGCGGCATCGCGCTGCAATACCCGCTGGGCTGGCTCGCCGATCACATGAACCGCCGCCTGCTGTTCCTGCTCTGCCTCCTCGTCAGCATCGGCGGTTTCCTGCTCGTCCCCTTCGCGATCAGCGCCGAGATTCCCGGCTTCGCACTGTTCTTCGTCGCCGGCGGCATCTTCGCCATGCTCTACAGCTTCGGCGTCATCATGCTGGGCGAGCGCTTCACCGGCAGCGACCTCGCCACCGCGAGCGCGGTCTTCACCTTGATGTGGGGAATCGGCACGCTGACCGGCCCGGTCGTGGCGGGCACCGCCATGGACCATCTGGGCTCGCGCGGGCTGATCTGGACGGCGGTGATCCTGCTGCTGCTCTACCTGCCGCTCCCGGTCCATGCCTGGATTCGCAGCCTGAGGCGGCCGGCCGTACCTGTGGAAAAGTGA
- a CDS encoding LysE family translocator translates to MSNLDLLLKGLAIGLAIAAPVGPIGLLCIRRSLAQGRLAGFVTGLGAATADGVYGAIGAFGITAISALLIDQQRWLALAGGLFLIWLGIAGLRRAPAVEAAAPPRQARDLAGYFLSTFALTLTNPATILSFAAVFAGLGLGGAGSVDAALVTIAGVFAGSALWWLCLSAAVGWLRERLGPGLLVWINRLSGLVLIGFGLVAVWTALR, encoded by the coding sequence ATGTCCAACCTCGATCTCCTGCTGAAGGGGCTGGCGATCGGTCTCGCCATCGCGGCCCCCGTCGGGCCGATCGGCCTCCTCTGCATCCGCCGCAGCCTGGCGCAGGGACGGCTCGCGGGCTTCGTCACCGGGTTGGGCGCCGCGACGGCCGACGGCGTCTATGGCGCGATCGGCGCCTTCGGCATCACCGCGATCTCGGCCTTGCTGATCGATCAGCAGCGCTGGCTGGCGCTCGCCGGCGGGCTGTTCCTGATCTGGCTCGGGATCGCCGGGCTGCGCCGTGCGCCGGCGGTGGAGGCGGCCGCGCCACCGCGCCAGGCGCGCGACCTCGCGGGCTATTTCCTCTCGACCTTCGCGCTCACCCTCACCAATCCCGCGACGATCCTCTCCTTCGCGGCGGTGTTCGCCGGATTGGGGCTCGGCGGCGCCGGCAGCGTCGATGCGGCGCTGGTCACGATCGCCGGCGTCTTCGCCGGCTCGGCGCTCTGGTGGCTCTGCCTCAGCGCCGCCGTGGGCTGGCTGCGCGAGCGCCTCGGCCCCGGCCTGCTGGTCTGGATCAACCGGCTGTCGGGCTTGGTGCTGATCGGGTTCGGGCTGGTCGCGGTCTGGACGGCGCTGCGCTGA
- a CDS encoding TetR/AcrR family transcriptional regulator, whose translation MKVSREQAARNRDRVIAAAARLFRERGFDHVAVADVMKSAGLTHGGFYGQFDSKADLAAEACRRSVAKTLERWDKLAGESADEPLAAVIDAYLSPQHRDDPGRGCLLAALGPEIARQDPTLRHIVTEGLRALIDGLGKLIPNRSKAARRRKALALFSGMVGAIVLARAVDDPALSEEILRATEATLTPQVS comes from the coding sequence ATGAAGGTCAGCCGCGAGCAGGCCGCCCGGAACCGGGACCGCGTCATTGCCGCCGCCGCGCGGCTGTTCCGCGAGCGCGGCTTCGATCACGTCGCGGTCGCCGACGTGATGAAGAGCGCCGGCCTCACCCATGGCGGCTTCTACGGCCAGTTCGATTCCAAGGCCGACCTGGCGGCGGAAGCCTGCCGGCGGTCGGTGGCGAAGACACTGGAGCGCTGGGACAAGCTGGCCGGGGAATCGGCGGACGAGCCGCTGGCGGCGGTGATCGACGCCTATCTCTCGCCGCAGCATCGCGACGATCCCGGCCGCGGCTGCCTGCTGGCGGCGCTCGGCCCCGAGATCGCGCGCCAGGATCCGACGCTCCGCCATATCGTGACGGAGGGACTGCGCGCGCTCATCGACGGGCTGGGGAAGCTGATCCCGAACCGGTCCAAGGCCGCGCGGCGGCGGAAGGCGCTGGCCCTCTTCTCGGGCATGGTGGGCGCCATCGTGCTGGCGCGGGCGGTCGACGATCCGGCCTTGTCGGAGGAGATCCTGCGCGCCACGGAAGCCACGCTGACGCCACAGGTCTCCTGA
- a CDS encoding PaaI family thioesterase, with the protein MNVFEEHRGQLSGLDQLRQLMKAGRRPPIAETLDFNLVEVEKGRAVFEGTPGPHALNPIGSVHGGYAATLLDSACGCAVHSSLSPDQGYTTVELKIAYHRAITPGTGPVRAEAHIVTVGKRVAFTEGRLTDAEGRLYASATSTLLVFELKKKE; encoded by the coding sequence ATGAATGTGTTCGAGGAACATCGCGGCCAGCTCAGCGGGCTCGACCAGCTCCGGCAGCTGATGAAGGCGGGGCGCCGCCCGCCCATCGCCGAGACGCTCGATTTCAACCTGGTCGAGGTCGAGAAAGGCCGCGCCGTGTTCGAGGGGACGCCGGGCCCGCATGCGCTCAACCCGATCGGCAGCGTTCATGGCGGCTATGCCGCGACCCTGCTGGATTCGGCCTGCGGCTGCGCGGTTCATTCGTCGCTCTCGCCCGATCAGGGCTATACGACGGTCGAACTCAAGATCGCCTATCATCGCGCGATCACGCCCGGCACCGGCCCGGTCCGGGCCGAAGCGCATATCGTGACCGTAGGCAAGCGCGTGGCCTTCACGGAGGGCCGTCTCACCGATGCCGAAGGGCGCCTCTATGCCTCGGCGACTTCGACGCTGCTGGTGTTCGAGCTCAAGAAGAAAGAATAG
- a CDS encoding aspartate carbamoyltransferase catalytic subunit, with protein sequence MTRSTERPAPLSFRHRHLLGIDGLTRDEISGLLDLSESYIDRMRQKEKGSLLLGRTVMNLFFENSTRTRTSFELAAKRLGADVVNMQVQASSIKKGETLLDTAITLNAMHPDVLVVRHPDSGAVNLLSQKVDCAVINAGDGTHEHPTQALLDALTIRRRRGRLEGLIVAICGDILHSRVARSNIHLLTTMGATVRVIAPPTLLPAAIEKLGVKAFTDMRKGLEGADIVMMLRLQTERMQGSYVPSIREYFRFFGLDYDKLGAAKPDALIMHPGPMNRGVEIDSEVADDIGRSAIREQVEMGVAVRMACLDLLTRSLRDNLGS encoded by the coding sequence ATGACCCGCAGCACCGAAAGGCCGGCACCGCTGAGTTTCCGGCACCGCCATCTGCTCGGCATCGATGGCCTCACCCGAGACGAAATCTCGGGGCTGCTGGACCTTTCCGAATCCTATATCGACCGCATGCGCCAGAAGGAGAAGGGCTCGCTCCTGCTCGGCCGCACGGTCATGAACCTGTTCTTCGAGAACTCCACCCGCACCCGCACCTCGTTCGAGCTCGCGGCCAAGCGGCTCGGCGCCGACGTCGTCAACATGCAGGTGCAGGCGAGCTCGATCAAGAAGGGCGAGACGCTGCTCGACACCGCGATCACCCTCAACGCCATGCATCCCGACGTGCTGGTGGTGCGCCACCCGGACTCGGGCGCCGTCAACCTGCTGTCGCAGAAGGTCGATTGCGCCGTCATCAATGCCGGCGACGGCACGCACGAGCATCCGACCCAGGCGCTGCTCGACGCGCTCACCATCCGCCGCCGGCGCGGCCGGCTCGAGGGGCTGATCGTGGCGATCTGCGGCGACATCCTCCACAGCCGCGTGGCGCGCTCCAACATCCATCTCCTCACCACCATGGGTGCCACGGTGCGGGTGATCGCGCCCCCGACGCTCCTGCCCGCCGCCATCGAGAAGCTCGGGGTCAAGGCCTTCACCGACATGCGCAAGGGGCTCGAGGGCGCGGACATCGTCATGATGCTGCGGCTCCAGACCGAGCGCATGCAGGGCTCCTACGTGCCCTCGATCCGGGAATATTTCCGCTTCTTCGGCCTCGATTACGACAAGCTGGGTGCGGCCAAGCCGGACGCCCTCATCATGCATCCGGGCCCGATGAACCGCGGCGTCGAGATCGACAGCGAGGTCGCCGACGATATCGGCCGCAGTGCCATCCGCGAGCAGGTCGAGATGGGCGTGGCCGTGCGCATGGCCTGCCTCGATCTCCTGACGCGCAGCCTGCGCGACAATCTCGGGAGCTGA